The Streptomyces sp. A2-16 sequence GCCCACACCGTGGTGCTGCTGTCGAAGACCTTCCAGGAGTCCCGCTACGCCGACTCCGTCTGGCGAGCCCTCGGCGAGCGGAGCACGGACGGCGCACGCGGCTCGGTGGTGCCGCTGCGCGTCGAGGAGGTCCCGCTCCCGGAGCCCTGCACCGACCTGCACCGGCTCGACGAGACGGAGTGCGTGGCGGCGCTCCAGCGCGCGCTGGAACTTCCGCTGCAGCAGGCGGAGAACAGCCCCTCGGCGCCCCGTTTCCCCGGCATCACCCCCGGCATCTGGAACGCGCCCCAGCGCAACACGACCTTCACCGGCCGCGCCCCGATCATGGACCGGATCCGGACCCAGCTGGGCGACCTGTCCGGTCCGCCGCAGCCGCAGGCGCTGTTCGGACTGGGCGGTGTGGGCAAGACCCAGCTGGCCATCGAGTACGTGCACCGGTTCATGGCCGACTACGACCTGGTCTGGTGGATGTCCGCCGAGCACATCGACGACGTGGTCGCCTCGCTCGCCGAACTCGCCCCGCTGATAGGGGCTTCCGGCACCGAGGAGGACATGACGAAGGCCAGCCAGGAAGCCGTGCAGCGGCTGTCCAGGGGACTGCCGACCAAACGCTGGATCCTGGTCTTCGACAACGCCGGCGACCCCGCGGAGCTGACCCGCTACTTCCCCACCGGGGACGGCGGCCACATCCTCGTCACCTCCCGCAACCAGGCCTGGTCCCAGCACGGGGCGTCCCAGCAGATCGACGTCTTCGAGCGCAAGGAGAGCGTCGAGCACCTGACCCGGCGCACCGAGGGCGGGCTGACGGCCGAGGACGCCGACCGGGTGGCGGAGGCCGTCGGCGATCTGCCGCTGGCGGTCGAACAGGCGGCGGCCTGGCTGGCCGAGACCGCCACTCCGATCGAGGACTATCTGCGCCAGCTGGCCCGGCAGACCACCGAGGTCCTGGACCTCAACCAGCCGCCCGACTACCCGCGGACGGTCGCCGCGACCTGGAACGTCTCCATCGAACAGCTGGAGAAACGATCACCCGCGGCGGTACGACTCCTCCAGCTGTGCGCCTTCCTGGCACCCGAGCCGATCTCCCAGCAGCTGCTCTACAGCAAGGAGATGATCGCGGCGCTCAAGCCGTACGACCCCTCGCTCCAGGAGAGCCTGCTGCTCGGCCGGGTCATCCGGGAGATCGGCCGGTTCGCGCTCGCCAAGGTCGACCAGAAGACCAACAGCCTCCAGGTGCACCGGCTGGTGCAGGCGGTGATCCGTTCCCAGATGCCCGAGGAGAAGCAGCAGGAGGCCCGGCACGTCGTGCACACCGTCCTTGCGGGCGCCCGGCCCGACGGCGACGAACCCATCGACGACCCGACCACCTGGCCCCGGTTCGCCGTCATCTGGCCGCACCTGGCCGCCTCCGACGCCCGCAACTGCCGTGAGGCCGACACCCGCCGACTGCTCATCGACCGGGTCCGCTACCAGTGGAAACGCGGTGACTTCCTGGCCGCCAGGCGGCTCGCGGAGGACCTGCTCCAGCACTGGAGGCCGGTGCTCGGCGAGGACGACGTCTACTACCTCTACCTGCGGTTCCACCTCGCCAACGTGCTCCGCTCGCAAGGGCGTTACGTGGAGGCCCGGGAGATAGGAGAGGACCTGCTGGAGCGGCAGCGCCGGGAGCTGGGCGAGCAGCACCCGCACACGTACGCCACCATGTCCGCGCTCTCCAGCGACCTGGCGGCGCTCGGCGAGTACACGAAGGCGGTCGAGCTGGCCAAGGAGGCGCACGTCGGCTTCAGCGAGATCTTCCACGAGTCGCACCGGCGCACCCTGAGCGCGGCCAACAACCTCGCGCTGGCCCTGCGGATGGTCGGCAACTACGCGGAGGCGCGCGGCATCGACCAGGACACGCTCGACCGGCGCATGGCCGTCCTCGGCCCCGACCACCCCTACACGCTGGCGTCGGCCGAGCGCCTCGGCCGTGACCTCCGGGAGGTCGGCCGGTACGCGGAGTCGGTGTCGATCCTGTCGCGCACGTACGCGGCCCACAAACGGATCCTGACCGTGGAGTTCCCCGGCACCCTGCGCTGCGCCAAGTCGTTGGCGGTGTCGCTGCGCCGCAACGGCCAGCTGGAGGACGCCCGGCGGCTGACCGAGGCGACCCGCAAGCGGTACAAGGACCAGTACTCGGCCGCCACGCCCGACTCGCTGGCCTGTGACCTGAACCTGGCGGCGGACCTGTTCGCGGCCGACGAACGGGACCGGGCCCGCGAGGTGGCCAGGGAGGTGCTCGCCGAGTACATGAAGGTGCCGGGCGAGGCCCACCCGTACACCCAGGCGGCCCTGAACAACCTGGGGATCTTCCACTGGGGCTGCGGGGACCTGGACGAGGCGGAGGCGGTGTTCCTGAAGGTGCTGCCCCGGATGGCGGAGGTGCTGGGCGTGCACCATCCGCACGCCGTGTTCTGCAGCGTGAACTACGCCAACGTCCTCTACGACCAGGGCCGTTTCGAGGAGGCGCGGGAGCGCGACGAGGCGGCGCTGCCGGTGCTGCGCGAGGCCCTCGGCGGCCACCACCCCGAGACGCTCGCCGTGGTCACCAACCTGGGGCTCAGCCTGCGGGCCCTGGGCCGGGACGGCGAGGCCCGTGCGCTGCGCGACGAGGCGATGGCGGAACTGCGCCTGCTGCTCGGGGAGGACAACGGCATCACCCTCCTGGCCAGCCGCGAGCGACGGATCTACCGGGACCTGGAGCCCCTGTCCGTGTGACCCCGCACAGTCCGGCGCCGCCGACCTTGGCGGCGCCGCCTGTCGGTACGCCTGCCTGCGGCGCGCCGGTGGGCGGATTCACGGCCGCACCGGTGCGTGCCCTCGCGGGCGCGTGACGGGAGGGCCGCGTGATGGGTGGGCCGCGTGATGGGTGGGCGCGTGA is a genomic window containing:
- the fxsT gene encoding FxSxx-COOH system tetratricopeptide repeat protein, with translation MTGPLDGRVITFYSYKGGTGRTMALANTAWILAANGKRVLAVDWDLEAPGLHRFFHPFLDPKALSATPGVINIIQDYAWAATTGTQRPDDWHLSYAQVEQHAVSIRPERFDLHFPEGGSLDFLSAGRQDRAYSAAVTSFEWDNFYERLGGGTFLRALRASMKATYDYVLIDSRTGLSDNADICTMEMPDVLVDCFTLSDQALEGAAVVARSVEEGYRPRRIRVLPVPMRIDEGEKEKVDAGRALARMRFEGLPKGADGRPLSQEELSAYWGNVEIPYRPYYAYEETLATVGDESGIANSLLSAFERLTAVISDREVTSLPQIPEPVRLRCRDAYLRRRPLTSVADVVVAYAAEKRMWADWVEYLLKRAGCEVTLHEISTGPVEPAETTAHTVVLLSKTFQESRYADSVWRALGERSTDGARGSVVPLRVEEVPLPEPCTDLHRLDETECVAALQRALELPLQQAENSPSAPRFPGITPGIWNAPQRNTTFTGRAPIMDRIRTQLGDLSGPPQPQALFGLGGVGKTQLAIEYVHRFMADYDLVWWMSAEHIDDVVASLAELAPLIGASGTEEDMTKASQEAVQRLSRGLPTKRWILVFDNAGDPAELTRYFPTGDGGHILVTSRNQAWSQHGASQQIDVFERKESVEHLTRRTEGGLTAEDADRVAEAVGDLPLAVEQAAAWLAETATPIEDYLRQLARQTTEVLDLNQPPDYPRTVAATWNVSIEQLEKRSPAAVRLLQLCAFLAPEPISQQLLYSKEMIAALKPYDPSLQESLLLGRVIREIGRFALAKVDQKTNSLQVHRLVQAVIRSQMPEEKQQEARHVVHTVLAGARPDGDEPIDDPTTWPRFAVIWPHLAASDARNCREADTRRLLIDRVRYQWKRGDFLAARRLAEDLLQHWRPVLGEDDVYYLYLRFHLANVLRSQGRYVEAREIGEDLLERQRRELGEQHPHTYATMSALSSDLAALGEYTKAVELAKEAHVGFSEIFHESHRRTLSAANNLALALRMVGNYAEARGIDQDTLDRRMAVLGPDHPYTLASAERLGRDLREVGRYAESVSILSRTYAAHKRILTVEFPGTLRCAKSLAVSLRRNGQLEDARRLTEATRKRYKDQYSAATPDSLACDLNLAADLFAADERDRAREVAREVLAEYMKVPGEAHPYTQAALNNLGIFHWGCGDLDEAEAVFLKVLPRMAEVLGVHHPHAVFCSVNYANVLYDQGRFEEARERDEAALPVLREALGGHHPETLAVVTNLGLSLRALGRDGEARALRDEAMAELRLLLGEDNGITLLASRERRIYRDLEPLSV